Below is a genomic region from Cydia strobilella chromosome 1, ilCydStro3.1, whole genome shotgun sequence.
GAAAGCAAATGCTAACACTTTCTGTtcaaatgatatatttatttacttttcttattttacttataaGTAAAGTAGGTACATCTAATTTTGGTGTAAAACGGCAGTTTATTGCCATTATCGTAGGTACAAGAAAAATTCTAGAATTGAGGATTAATCattcttttaaatttagtttgtaCTTTAGAAAAAAGAGTTATCAATTTGTACAAGAGatgtaaagtaaaaaaatcgtgcTTTGAATTTGACAGCTGATGTAGATGGCTctgtacaaaatataaaaatattagggaaccgatttttttttaatctacaaCATTTCTACAATCAATAAGAATAAAGTACAAAATATTAGCGCAAAAAATATACAAGGGAATGTCTCAAGTTCGttatgttaatattaattaatatgctAAATTAACCCCTTGCAGTTATCGCTATTATTATTCATCTGTTTCCATAATATAGGTTGGTTAAATACTGCAGAGTAAAATGTATGATCCAAATTAGATGAACAATAAGTAACAGGgttgtttaattaaaaatggtaCTGTACTGCCATTGCTCTTAAATGAAAGAGATACCTGtacttaaaataacatttatcaAAGATGATAGCTCAATTTACTTGGCAATCTAAAAAGCTAGCTAAAATTAAGTATACTTTTATAGCTAAACTGGAACAAGATATAGTTATAGtacctaaaaacaaaataaaagtatcatatttataaatacaaaataaatgaatggtATATGAAAATATATGACAATGCATCTTATTAAGAAACAAGTTCTGTAAAATTCATTAAATTACAATAggtaatgttaaaaataaaacaattataattCTCTCTTGCAGTCAATTTCCTTATTGACTTATTGTGCAAATTATATCtctaatgaaaaaataaatatagtctTGTCTTTAAACAATTGTTTAAGCGAATCATACGTATAATATATCGATTTGCATTTTGATACTAAATTAATATCCTTTTATCAATGTATGTAAGAACTGCGAAAAAATATAGATGGGTTAACAAAATTTGtgaaatttgtgtttcatatATTTGGACCTCAATAACTAAATAACTGTTTTAGACCTTTCCAGACAAGCTTCTCACCAGAAGATCAGCgctggtctcatcggaagatcagcgctggaagccacaGCAATATGCTGAGATGacgccatttcgtggcactttaaccGTACGGAATAACATCTATTCTATTATTCTCGCAATTCAAATGTATTTTCCATATCACCATGGAAGCATCAGTCATGGGGTTATAACATCTATACTTTTTAGGACATTTTCTTCTAAGAAGAATAGAGAAACGTACATGTCCAGTCCAGTCCGTCTTAGCAGCAAGATAACCGAATGTCCGGCGAATGGATAGATGTAAATAAAATGGCCCAAAAACCCCTTCTCTTTAACTCTTTGACCTCCAAAGAACGCGGCTAcaccccaatatcaacctttgtGCAGTCCGGCAAAGTTCACGATAGCACGCCGCGCACTATAGGCGCACGGTGCAGTTCTATATACGAACTCAGCCGCCAAGAACATTAATATGTAACTGATAAAAAAACTTCGCAGCTCTTACACACACGCCCCTTACATTATAATCTGTGGCTCAGGCACAGACAACGCGATGCTTTTATGTGGCAACACTTGCCCGCCATTGACGTAAAGCTCGTCCTTGACTATAACGTCTTCGCCTAGCACGGTGCAGTTCTCCATGCGGACCCAGCGGCCGACGACGGAGCGCCAGCCGATTATGCAGCTGTCGAGCCACGCGTGCTGCCGCACGCAGGCGCCGCGGAGAACCGTGCTGCGCTTTATGCATGCACCTGGAAAATAAGGCATTTCATCTTGGCCGTCTGTCGGTGTCGGCCCGATCTGGACTTTAAGATTTAAGTCAAAAgtaacgtttttgtttgaaaaaacggcacttgtgacactgacatatctaatccataatatttgacgtatcttaaagttcgaagcGGGCCGTGTACCTCAGAAAAAGGTGACAGTTCAGCACAAATCTTATCAAATCAAAGCTATTTAAGCATTagaaatttcattatttgcctctatcgctcggatatgcaagagcgatagagaggcagataatgaaatttcgattttcgtgtttcgcggtaggccctctgatgaATCTACTATGTGTGAGGGGTAAATTAACCTACAGAGCCAATATTTAACCGTCTAGTCTAGTCTAGTGcatgttataatattaatattaaattgaaCTTTAATAGCTGTCAATAGAGAGAGGCTAATTTGGCACCTATATCTAATAGGTTACTAGAGTAATGTCCGCAAAAACCTGAGGACGCAGCCACAGAATCCTCCTTGTGGGGGGATCAGGTTAAATTTTACAGGAAACCCTTGAATAGAGGCTGTTGAGGAGATCCTTTGGGACGCTTATGTACATCAGCAGACATTTGGCTCTTAATAAATATGCTAATCATTGAATCTCACCGTCCTCGATGACGACGCCAGGCCCGATGGTGACGTTGGGCCCGATCCGGCAGCCCTTACCGATGGTCGCCGTCGGGTCGATCAGCACGTTGCCAACAACGCCGGGACCGTCGTACAACTTGTTAGAGTCCTTTTGACGCAAGCTGTTCAGGTAAAGGCACATTCCTGGAAAACAAAAACCCTATAAATGAGTTTATGGTAGATAGTAGCTTTTATGGTAGTCTTATTCTGCTCCATAACTTGTAATTCTGCCACTATTTATGCAGGAATAATTACGTAAGTAGCATCAGAGTTATATTGTAATGGAGggataaagtctaagaaaaaacgtgcAAACTAGTTTGACAGCCGAAACAGATGACGCTGTACGTCTGCGCCGTATATTTTGtagtcactgaattgtcaaacgtaaATTTTGGAGTACCAGAGTAACCACATAATATACTgagccgtacagcgccatctcgtgtAGGTGTCAAAATCCAAGTACAAAATTGTCAAAGAGATTACTGATCTAGTATAAATCTTTGGTAGCATTAACCGACAAAGAGATTAGCGAAAAAGAAAGGGGTTTGTTAAAAATGCCATTCAAATTAAAGctgtattaaattataataattatttttcgtTTCAAAAACTCGTTAATTCAGATTTTATGACCTTACACATGTTGCTATTTGCACTATGTACTTGCTATTAACAACattttaaactaaataatagtcagattttttgaaatattgtttatacaGCCGCAGCCGACCTCTATTTGACAGTAcgagtaggtaaatataaatcCAGTCATCAGCTCGCCTGTATTTCGAAtgaattttaattaggtatgtaggtTGTTATGTACCTACCATGAGTGAAGTGACATAGTTGACGGATCATTAATAAACTTTATTGCTATGTCATAAGGTCTACTtttgaagttttaatttttttgctatttaaaCAGCAGCACGGTAAAACACAGTAAACAATAtctaacatattttaattacgCTGATAATAAGAGTACGTGCAGGTAGTTTATCGATGTTATATTACCGTTATCAGAAATGTATCAAACAATTATGTCAATGGCTGAAGTTCAAGTTCATCTTTACGATCCAAATCCATTCAGTTGCTAAGCAGAAGTTatcttaataaattaaattaaaataaaattaatattataggacattcttaaatatattgactaagtcccacggtaagcccaatcGATAATCGGTAATgatattgattttttatttatcaatacGTATATcactatatttttaaaagaaatcaGGCATCGCTAAATATGTTATAATAATCTGATATCTtgaagataataaaaaaaaccggccaagtgcgaatcggactcgcgcacaaaaaacggcaaaaaatcacgtttgttgtatgggagccccacttaaatatttattttattctgtttttagtatttgttgtcatagcggcacaagaaatacatcatatgtgaaaatttaaatgtctagctatcatggttcataagatacagcctggtcagcCAGACATTCGCTGTCTGTTTATCTATCTGtttttccccatacaaaatggggaatgttaccgggaatggcacaactctagacaggtgaaactaaaaaaagcttttaaaataCGCTCTTGTGCGGTATTTCTCACAGACGTATTTGACTGCATGGACCCTACTTTTGTGCTTACCAGTAAGGAAGTCTTTCGGCTGCCCCACATCCATCCAGAAGCCTTGCAGCTCCATAGCCAATAGCTGCCCATCTTTCGCCATGAATGGGAACACTTCCTTCTCTATTGACATGGGGCGCAACTCTATTCTGTTTAGGACTGATGGGCTAAGTATGTACATTCCTGGAAAAATTTAACACAACTTTGAAACTAAAGACAGTGAAGAAAAATAACATTGaaagtaaatattgtttatttagcaTTTTATATTCTGCAAAATCCACTTTCAGcatggttaaaaaaaaaaactccaatAAAACCCTGATTTATTTCAAAGGACTTAGTTTCTTTAAATGTCAGAGTATGTACACTATGGAACTTAAGTGCAGCAACAATTTGGTACCTATGTATATGTTTCTTATTACCTGATTTTATTAATCCATTAGTAGCTAAATACTCAACCATAACCTGTAAAAGTATTATATAGAAAAAGTATATATTTACCAGCATTAATTTTATTGGAAATGAATTCCTGAGGCTTCTCCACAAAACTCTCAATCTGTCCATCCTCTTTATACACAACCACTCCATACTTAGACGGCTCCTCTACCTTTGTAACTACAATTGTTCcctcctgaaataaatatacaagtGTCATTGATTAGACATTGCAATTACTCTATTCAAGTAACAATTATACACACTAAGTATAAGTACTATAGAATAACAGGGACCCAtttagagctcgttcccactatgtcggatgtcgggacgatttttaatcgggtgtaggcgcctctgttcacactagtcggctgtcgggacgatttttaatcgggtgtcggtgcctctgttcacactagtcggctgtcggccacgaccgcagctggtgccatttgaggttctcatttgacgcgcgggaggcacagggggtgcggcgcggcCGGGGTCGGTCCGAAATCCaacatcatgtgaacagcgccgccaACACGATTTTAttccggacggagggctgacaaaacgCACGATAatttatgtcggatccgacacaaaatcgttgtcgttcgtgggtgaatagcttcatataaaatgttctgccgctacgacacccgattaaaaatcgttctgacatccgacatagtgggaacgagctcttagGGGTCATGGACTTCAGTAGGGTCTCCCTCTACATTCCTAACAACTTTTGTCCTAAAATCACTTGCCCTAACCATTTTAAccatttgttgttttgttgtttgtgtttgtGTGAGTATTTAAACTattgattaattattataattattggtgcCATAGTGATCAAAAATCCTAATTTTCTTTACCATAACATTGGTTTTCATAAAAACTTTTGTTCTAAACTATATTAACATAAGTTTTATGTCCTAATAGCCCTAATTTTAATAGCCATAATGATTATAAATTTTCCTAAAACATATTAAGACCTAAGCATTTTTGCCATAATAACCAACTAGTCTAATTTTGTGTGCCAAATTGTTGCTTACTCCATTCCATATTTCCATATTTAATTTGCCATTTCCAT
It encodes:
- the LOC134755817 gene encoding mannose-1-phosphate guanyltransferase beta produces the protein MCGTDKKLGEMRALILVGGYGTRLRPLTLSRPKPLVEFANKPILLHQIEALVEAGVTQVILAVSYRAEEMEKELTEKVAKLGVSLTFSHEVEPLGTAGPIALAKPLLSKCSEPFFVLNSDIICDFPFKELYKFHKSHGKEGTIVVTKVEEPSKYGVVVYKEDGQIESFVEKPQEFISNKINAGMYILSPSVLNRIELRPMSIEKEVFPFMAKDGQLLAMELQGFWMDVGQPKDFLTGMCLYLNSLRQKDSNKLYDGPGVVGNVLIDPTATIGKGCRIGPNVTIGPGVVIEDGACIKRSTVLRGACVRQHAWLDSCIIGWRSVVGRWVRMENCTVLGEDVIVKDELYVNGGQVLPHKSIALSVPEPQIIM